In a single window of the Ignavibacteria bacterium genome:
- the plsX gene encoding phosphate acyltransferase PlsX, whose protein sequence is MSKGAKDKVTISLDAMGGDNAPVNEVAGAVETVRTCEGINITLVGKLSLIEQELKKHTYDSSRINIHNAEDVIGMDESPTEAIRKKPDSSLVSGLKLCKNGKADGFISAGNTGAVMAASLFTLGRIANVSRPTIGSRFPTERGITMVFDVGANVDCKPLQLVQFAVMGSVFANHIYGINNPKIGLLSVGEEKSKGDAVTVETYDLLEKSGLNFIGNVEGRDIMKGETDVIVCDGFTGNIVLKFAESVLNLLKTKFKDYADRGFVNKMKVGMAYGTLKDILKDFDYQEYGGVPLLGVNGISIIGHGRSSPRAIMNMAIKAEQMARAGINDIIAEKIKDIKDFLPEN, encoded by the coding sequence TTGAGCAAAGGGGCAAAGGATAAAGTCACCATTTCCCTGGATGCAATGGGTGGAGATAACGCTCCTGTAAACGAAGTTGCAGGAGCCGTTGAAACAGTGCGCACATGCGAAGGTATTAATATCACGCTTGTGGGTAAATTATCGCTTATAGAGCAGGAGCTCAAAAAACACACTTACGATAGTTCAAGAATAAATATACATAATGCCGAAGATGTTATAGGTATGGATGAAAGTCCAACCGAAGCTATTCGCAAAAAACCTGATTCATCGCTTGTTTCAGGATTAAAGTTATGCAAAAACGGTAAAGCCGATGGCTTTATCAGTGCCGGCAATACAGGCGCTGTTATGGCTGCATCACTTTTCACTCTCGGCAGAATTGCAAATGTATCCAGACCCACTATCGGATCAAGATTCCCGACTGAGCGCGGCATAACTATGGTTTTTGATGTCGGGGCCAATGTTGACTGCAAGCCTCTGCAGCTTGTGCAGTTCGCTGTAATGGGTTCGGTTTTTGCAAATCATATCTACGGGATAAATAACCCCAAAATTGGCTTGCTAAGCGTTGGAGAAGAAAAATCCAAAGGTGATGCTGTTACCGTTGAAACTTATGATCTGCTTGAAAAAAGCGGGCTGAATTTTATTGGCAATGTTGAAGGGCGCGATATAATGAAAGGCGAAACAGATGTTATTGTATGCGATGGTTTTACAGGGAATATTGTACTTAAATTCGCTGAAAGCGTTTTAAACCTGCTTAAAACTAAATTCAAAGATTACGCTGATAGAGGTTTTGTTAATAAGATGAAAGTCGGTATGGCATACGGCACGCTTAAAGATATATTAAAGGATTTTGATTACCAGGAATACGGCGGAGTTCCGCTGCTTGGTGTAAACGGAATTTCAATTATCGGACACGGCAGGTCATCGCCGCGCGCAATAATGAATATGGCAATTAAGGCAGAACAGATGGCAAGAGCGGGAATAAACGATATTATCGCAGAAAAGATCAAAGATATCAAGGATTTTTTGCCTGAAAACTGA
- the rpmF gene encoding 50S ribosomal protein L32, producing MPNPKRKHSKQRSRKRRTHYKASAPSTMSCPNCGETKLMHRVCPGCGFYDGRSIVIPKK from the coding sequence ATGCCGAATCCAAAGCGCAAACATTCAAAACAACGGAGCAGAAAAAGAAGAACTCATTATAAGGCTAGTGCTCCCAGCACAATGTCATGCCCCAACTGCGGCGAAACAAAGCTAATGCACAGGGTTTGTCCCGGCTGCGGCTTTTATGACGGTCGCTCAATAGTAATTCCCAAAAAATAA
- a CDS encoding DUF177 domain-containing protein, whose translation MAIKINIGSLNEGSQVLELISDGKEIGLDDGFVKDPLEIKLELFKTTHQLDIKTQLKGTILLECDRCLEKFEKPLTSEFELVFVQKSPREEEINEDYIRTYSPHIKSVDITNDIKEAVILTVPMKKLPDEKPDGSCSWCGRTKEFWKDIIVEKEEDDDKY comes from the coding sequence ATGGCTATTAAGATAAATATTGGTTCTTTAAACGAAGGTTCACAGGTTCTCGAGCTTATTTCTGACGGAAAAGAAATAGGTCTTGATGACGGATTTGTAAAGGATCCGCTCGAAATAAAGCTTGAGTTGTTTAAAACTACACATCAGCTTGATATAAAAACGCAGCTTAAAGGCACAATATTGCTTGAGTGCGACAGGTGCCTGGAAAAATTTGAAAAACCGTTAACTTCAGAATTTGAGCTAGTTTTTGTTCAGAAGTCTCCCCGTGAAGAGGAAATCAATGAAGATTATATAAGGACTTACAGTCCGCATATAAAATCAGTTGATATAACCAATGATATCAAAGAGGCTGTTATATTAACAGTTCCTATGAAAAAGCTTCCTGACGAAAAACCTGATGGTTCATGTTCATGGTGCGGAAGAACAAAGGAATTCTGGAAAGATATTATTGTTGAAAAAGAAGAAGATGACGATAAGTATTAA
- a CDS encoding SBBP repeat-containing protein produces the protein MKTIIKITVLTMLFITSVSFSQLVTKVLVYNGPGGQIDKCTGITQDNFGFVYATGVSWGSNSTKEDYATIKFGEDGDYIWAVRYDGPGHNLDYASATTIDNAGNVYVTGWSRSGGDYGSEDYCTIKYNNNGQQLWVARYDGAVGSECYYYDYANAIVVDNAGNVYVTGESWGNDDLNGDYLTVKYNSNGVLQWAKRYNGPSSKNDKALSINLDANSNVYVTGGSEQQGKGYDYLTVKYNASGQQQWASRYDGPAYLNDIASELRVDGMGNVFVTGSSHGGNSKLDYATIKYNTSGQQQWLKRYTNTPINDTDAATGIDLDVYGHVYVTGYSKSSGTASYDFVTIKYNNSTGNQDWLKRNDGGLSDKARDIKVINKTCIASGSPGGEGDVPCWDVYVYVTGESFKTGQQNDFLTYGYGETGNQRWECRFNGPTNAGDGAYSISVKPAYPIIYAGGFFGNDYGVIGITELTRNGSGDFKGLSTNYPNPFNPSTNISYNLVKESFVKISVYDLLGRTVAELVNGKKPEGLHSVTLDASNLNSGVYFYRIETDFASETKKIVLIK, from the coding sequence ATGAAAACGATAATAAAAATAACAGTATTAACAATGCTGTTTATTACATCAGTTTCATTCAGTCAGTTGGTTACAAAGGTTCTTGTTTACAACGGTCCGGGCGGACAAATTGATAAATGTACCGGTATAACCCAGGATAACTTCGGGTTTGTATATGCAACCGGTGTCAGCTGGGGTTCAAACAGTACAAAAGAAGATTATGCAACCATAAAGTTCGGAGAGGATGGGGACTATATCTGGGCAGTCAGATATGACGGTCCAGGACATAACCTTGATTATGCTTCTGCTACAACAATAGATAATGCGGGAAATGTATATGTGACGGGCTGGAGCCGTTCAGGTGGAGATTACGGAAGTGAAGATTACTGTACGATAAAATATAACAACAACGGCCAGCAATTGTGGGTCGCAAGATATGATGGAGCAGTCGGTTCAGAATGCTATTATTATGATTATGCGAATGCAATTGTTGTTGATAATGCAGGTAATGTATATGTAACAGGTGAAAGCTGGGGAAATGATGATCTCAATGGTGATTACCTGACAGTAAAATATAATTCAAACGGTGTGCTTCAGTGGGCAAAGAGGTATAACGGTCCTTCAAGCAAAAATGATAAAGCGCTTTCAATAAATCTTGATGCAAACAGTAATGTTTATGTTACAGGCGGCAGTGAGCAGCAGGGTAAGGGCTATGATTACTTAACCGTTAAATATAATGCAAGCGGTCAGCAGCAATGGGCATCAAGATATGATGGTCCTGCATATCTTAATGATATAGCAAGTGAGCTTAGAGTTGACGGTATGGGTAATGTATTTGTAACAGGTTCTTCTCATGGCGGAAATTCAAAGCTTGATTACGCAACTATAAAATATAACACCTCCGGACAGCAGCAGTGGTTGAAAAGATATACAAATACTCCAATTAATGATACTGATGCAGCAACCGGAATTGACCTGGATGTTTACGGACATGTTTATGTTACCGGGTACAGCAAATCATCAGGAACAGCAAGCTATGATTTTGTTACAATTAAATACAATAATTCAACAGGCAACCAGGATTGGCTTAAAAGAAATGACGGCGGACTTTCTGATAAAGCCCGGGATATAAAAGTTATAAATAAAACCTGTATAGCTTCCGGTTCACCGGGCGGCGAAGGCGATGTACCTTGCTGGGATGTATACGTTTATGTTACAGGCGAAAGCTTTAAAACAGGACAGCAGAATGATTTTTTAACCTATGGTTACGGTGAAACCGGCAACCAGAGGTGGGAATGCAGGTTCAATGGTCCGACAAATGCAGGTGATGGAGCGTATAGTATTTCAGTAAAACCCGCATACCCGATAATATATGCAGGTGGTTTCTTTGGAAATGATTATGGTGTTATCGGGATAACTGAACTTACAAGGAATGGCTCAGGTGATTTTAAGGGACTCTCAACTAACTATCCCAACCCGTTCAATCCTTCAACAAATATCAGTTATAACCTTGTAAAAGAATCATTTGTAAAGATAAGTGTATATGATTTACTAGGAAGAACAGTTGCAGAGCTTGTTAACGGTAAAAAGCCGGAAGGTTTACATTCAGTTACCTTAGACGCTTCAAACCTGAACAGCGGTGTATATTTCTACAGAATTGAAACCGATTTTGCTTCAGAAACTAAAAAGATCGTTTTGATTAAGTAA
- a CDS encoding T9SS type A sorting domain-containing protein, which translates to MKKSTIFVLVFFILACVKLYSQPYGWFTQTSGTSNNLNGVYFASASTGIIVGQSGTILRTTNGGTNWAAVSSGTNVHLFAVYFINGNTGWVVGDVGVILRTTNGGSSWNNQPTGVGYQLRSVSFINSATGFAAGWYGTFLRTTNAGTNWVSYSTGLTTNLTSVSFADASNGFAAGQFGKLIRTTNGGVNWSEISSGTSSQIEMVNFTATNEAVIIGEGGFIRKSTNLGNTWSGQSSGTSNWLMANSVKNQNFYVLVGDYGTIRKTSNGGTNWYSQTSNTSSMLTAVSFVDTSIGWAVGINGTIIKTTTGGWLLPGAASLSAPSNGATCFSTTGTLDWSDVFPPVCNYRLQIATDQNFTNIVYNVAGINVSQYVMPPGVLAYNTQYYWRIRATNQVGESASWSSVRNFRTALPEVYAPNLLLPANNSTVNITPVLRWDTITIASSYRVRIATDTGFTNLVLDSNNIVNRQITVPAGRLQSNTRYYWKVLSNNVCMSSPYSTRWSFTTAITGLSQNNSEIPAEFKLYNNYPNPFNPNTLISFDIPKASNVKLTIFNVLGEAVNTAVNEELTPGKYSFTWNASDMASGLYIYRLEASGNDGEKFVKTFKMVLVK; encoded by the coding sequence ATGAAAAAGTCTACAATCTTTGTTTTAGTTTTTTTTATTTTAGCATGTGTTAAACTTTATTCTCAGCCTTACGGATGGTTCACGCAGACTAGCGGAACAAGTAATAATTTAAACGGAGTTTATTTTGCCAGCGCATCAACCGGAATTATTGTAGGTCAATCCGGTACAATTCTGCGAACCACCAATGGTGGTACGAACTGGGCTGCAGTATCCAGCGGTACAAATGTCCATTTGTTCGCTGTATATTTCATTAACGGAAATACCGGCTGGGTTGTTGGAGATGTGGGTGTTATTCTGCGCACAACCAACGGAGGCTCAAGCTGGAACAATCAGCCGACAGGTGTGGGGTACCAGCTTCGTTCAGTAAGCTTTATTAACTCAGCCACCGGCTTTGCAGCAGGATGGTATGGTACTTTCCTTCGTACCACCAATGCCGGAACTAACTGGGTTTCTTACTCAACCGGTTTAACAACAAACCTGACAAGCGTAAGCTTTGCAGATGCAAGTAATGGGTTTGCAGCAGGGCAGTTCGGCAAGCTTATAAGAACTACAAACGGCGGTGTTAACTGGTCTGAGATCTCAAGCGGTACATCATCACAAATTGAAATGGTAAACTTTACGGCAACTAATGAAGCCGTTATAATTGGTGAAGGCGGATTTATTCGTAAATCAACTAACCTTGGCAACACATGGAGTGGCCAGTCCAGCGGAACAAGTAACTGGCTTATGGCTAATTCTGTAAAGAATCAGAATTTTTATGTACTCGTAGGTGATTACGGTACTATCAGGAAAACTTCCAACGGTGGTACCAACTGGTACAGCCAGACTAGCAATACATCTAGTATGTTAACTGCCGTATCATTTGTAGATACAAGTATAGGCTGGGCTGTTGGAATAAACGGAACGATCATTAAAACCACAACAGGGGGCTGGTTATTACCGGGTGCGGCATCACTAAGTGCTCCTTCAAACGGTGCAACATGTTTCAGTACTACAGGTACTCTTGATTGGTCTGATGTTTTCCCGCCGGTATGTAATTACAGGCTGCAGATAGCAACTGACCAGAACTTTACGAATATAGTTTATAATGTTGCAGGTATAAATGTTTCACAATATGTTATGCCTCCGGGAGTTCTTGCATACAACACTCAATATTACTGGCGTATCAGAGCTACCAACCAGGTGGGTGAAAGTGCAAGCTGGTCAAGCGTTCGCAATTTCAGAACAGCTTTGCCAGAAGTTTACGCGCCGAATCTGTTACTGCCTGCTAATAATTCTACAGTTAATATCACGCCTGTTTTAAGATGGGATACAATAACTATTGCTTCATCTTACAGGGTCAGAATTGCTACTGACACAGGTTTTACAAATCTTGTGCTTGATTCAAACAATATTGTTAACAGGCAGATAACAGTACCGGCAGGAAGACTGCAGTCAAATACAAGATATTACTGGAAAGTTTTATCAAATAATGTATGTATGTCAAGTCCGTACAGTACCAGGTGGAGCTTTACTACAGCAATTACAGGGCTAAGCCAGAATAACAGTGAAATTCCTGCAGAATTTAAGCTTTATAATAACTATCCGAATCCGTTCAATCCAAATACATTAATATCGTTCGATATTCCCAAAGCATCGAATGTTAAGCTAACTATATTCAATGTTCTGGGTGAAGCAGTTAATACTGCAGTAAATGAAGAATTAACTCCCGGTAAATATTCATTTACATGGAATGCATCAGATATGGCAAGCGGATTATATATATACAGGCTTGAAGCAAGCGGAAATGACGGAGAAAAGTTTGTAAAGACATTTAAAATGGTTTTAGTTAAATAA